The Pseudomonas sp. MM223 genome segment ATACGCCCGATTCAGCGCAACCTCACCGTGAGCACACTATGGAACCTGGAAACGCCCAGCTGAGCATGACCGTCCTGATGACCCCGGACATGGCCAACTTTTCTGGCAACGTACATGGCGGCACTCTGCTCAAGTACCTCGACGAAGTGGCCTATGCGTGCGCCAGCCGCTATGCCGGCAGCTATGTGGTAACCCTGTCGGTCGACCAGGTGATCTTCCGCGAGCCCGTGCACGTGGGTGAACTGGTAACCTTCCTGGCGTCGGTCAACTACACCGGCAACACCTCGATGGAGGTCGGCATCAAAGTGGTGACCGAGAACATCCGCGAGCGCTCGGTGCGCCACTCCAACAGCTGCTTCTTCACCATGGTCGCGGTCGACGACAACCGCCGTCCGGTGCCGGTGCCGCCACGCCAGCCGCACAGCAGCGAAGAAAAGCGCCGCTTCCTGCAAGGCCAACAGCGTCGCCAGATCCGCCAGGAGCTGGAGAAGCGTTACCAGGACCTGAAAACCGACGCTAACTAAAGCGCCAGCAACTGTGCCTCGAAGCGCACCCGCGGGTGAGCGATGCGGTCCTGGGCCCGAACCAGCTGCAATTCGTAGCTGGCGCAGGCCTGGGTTTCCAGCAGCACCTCATGCACCGCTGCAGCGGTGAACTCAAACGCCTGCACCCAACTGTCACCGAGCAGCACGCGGGCCAGGAACAAACCTGAAGTCAGGTCACCCACCCCCACTGGCTGACGCGGGAACGCCAACAGCGGGCGGCGCAGGTGCCAGCTGTGCTCGGCGGTCACCAGCAGCATTTCGAACTGGTCGTCGGCCCGCCCGGGGTAAGCCAGGTGCTTGACCAGTACCACTTGCGGCCCACGCTGCAGCAGGCTGCGCGCCATGTTCACGCAATCCTCCAGCGACTGCGCGCGGCGCCCACAGAAGCTGTCCAGTTCCAGCTGGTTGGGGCATAGGATGTCGGCCCGGGCCGCCGCCTCGTCGAGCAGGAAGTCGCTGACCTCCGGTGGCACGATACAGCCCTTCTCCGGGTGCCCCATGACCGGGTCACACAAGTACAAAGCCTTTGGGTTCACCGCCTTGATCCGCTCGACGCCCGCCAGGATCGCCCGCCCCTGCTCGGCACTGCCCAGGTAGCCGGACAGTACCGCATCGCAGTGACCCAGCTCGCCAATGTTGGAAATACCTTCCACCAACGCGGGAATTTGCGCCGGGGCAAGCACTTCACCCGCCCACTGGCCATACTGTGTGTGATTGGAGAACTGCACGGTATTGAGCGGCCAGACATTGACCCCGATACGCTGCATGGGAAACACCGCGGCGCTGTTGCCGGCGTGGCCGAACACCACATGGGACTGAATGGCGAGCAGGTGCGGGGTACGTTTCATGCGGGAGGTTTCCAAAGCTGTTTCAAGGATTGTGCGCAACGCAGTATGAACTCGATTGCCACCTGTACGACAGGCCAGGGACGCAGTTAAGCTGGATCTACCTGTTTGGAGCATATGCAAATGTTGACCCTGGAGAACGTCTTTGTCCTGATGCTGGTAGCCACGGCAGGCGGCTGGTTGTGGCACAACCATGGGTTGCGCGAAAAAGCCCTGGAACGGGTCAAACAGCACTGCGCCAAGCTCGACCTCGAGCTGCTCGACGATGCCGTCGCACTCAAGCGCATCGCCTTTGTCCGTGATGCCAATGGCCGCAAGCGCCTGGCACGCATCTATGCCTTCGAGTTCACCGTCACCGGCGAGCAACGCCACCCCGGTACCGTGACCCAGTTCGGCGCGCACAGCGTGCAGATCGAACTGGCGCCCTACCCGTTCGAAATCAAGACCCCGCCACGCACCGACAATGTCATCGAGATGCAGCAGTGGCGCCAGGAACACAATCGCTGGCGCAACTGATCAACTGACGCGGCATTCGCTCAGCCCCGCTTGCAGCGCGGGTTGCGATTGCGGCTGATCAAAAATCAGCTCGATACGGCTATCCCTGCGCCAGTCACTGCGCTGCCATATGGGCATGTCACCATTAAGCCCATTGAATGATTGCCAACCGTCCACGCTGTGGATAACCCCTTTCGCACGCCGCCATGGCCAGCTGCGCAAGAAGGCCTGTAGCCGCTGTGGATAAAACTGCTGTGCGGGATGCCAGCGCCAGCCAATGCTCCAACCTCCCTCCCCCTGCTGGGCAAGGCAGATCGGCTGGCTGGGGTCTGTCCACAATACTGCTGGGGCACTTCCAAGATTGTCGACAATCCTGTTTTCCTCAAATGGGCTGTCGACAATCTGTGCGGGGAGGCCAGGAAGGCTTGATAGCGGCACCTGACCTTGTACCGCCCACAGGATGCGCTTGTCGTGAAATTTATTAGTTATCAACAACTTAGATATTTCATCCACAGCCTCTGACTTGTTGAAAACAACGTTTTCAGACGCATTGAATGCCTGCTGTTGAGCCTCCGGAAGCGGCTCGTTTCGCACCATGGATTGAGCATCGACGACCATCAAAAGTGGCTGGATTGTCAGCACTCCAGCCCACGGGGCCTGCTGCAATTGCGCCAGTAGCTGCAACGGGTGGCCCAGGCCGGAAGGCTCTATAAACAGCCGGTCAGGCCGGGATTTGCGCAATAGCCGGCCCAGGCCCACCTGGAACGGCATGCCGTTGACACAGCACAGGCAGCCGCCTGCAACCTCGCCGATGGCTATGCCATCTTCGTCACGGCTGAGCAAGGCCGCATCCAGGCCAACCAGGCCGAATTCGTTGATCAATACCGCCCAGCGTTCATTGTTTGGGCGCTGGGCCAGCAGATGACGGATCAGGGTGGTCTTGCCGGCGCCCAGTGGGCCGGCAATCACATGGGTGGGAATGTTCTGCAACATGGGATGGCTTCAGGCGGGGGTGATGGCTCACTATGCGCCGTCAGGCCAGCCAGTCAAGGCTGAGCAGCAAGCGCCCCTGCTGGCCCGAGGGCGAGCGGTGCACAAGGCCTGCACCTTCGTTGCCCTGCCACTTCTCGCCCTTGAGTACGGCTACTTCACCGGCCTGTAGCTGCTGAATTTTATCCACAGGTGGTTGGGCTGTGTGTAACTCACCGCGCGGGCTCGCCTGCTCTCGCAACCACTCGCTACCCGGCCCCGAATAGGTGGTAAGCAGACGCAACGGTACGTTATCCACATGGAAGCGCGGGCACATCGGGCCGGCCAGTACCCGTAGACGCAAACCGACCCGCCGCGCGCCAACCAGGCAGGTATAGGCCGCCACCAACCAGGCCACATCGGCTACGAACGCTTCGTAACCGTGCAAATCCGCCGCTTCGCGAAGCAAGTCCGATATAACCGGCATCTGCTGCTCATCCACATCGATTACGCGCTGGTCAGCCAAATCTTGCCCAAGGCTGACCACCAACTCGGCAAAATCCTCCAGCTGTGGCGGCAAACGCCGGCGCCACACCGCCAGGTTCACGCCGTCCTGCAGTATGTCGGTCAACACCTGCGGCGTTTCACCAAACACCTGGAAGATATCCACAGGCTTGCGCACCGGGGTCATGCTGCCTCCTCTTGGTGCCAAGGGCCAAATGGATCGGGCAGACGCAACCAGCCCAAGTGCCCCAAATCCATTTCTTCATCCGTCAACAAGCACGCATCAAGCGCTGTGGATAACTTTTCGAAGTCGATATTCTGCCCGATGAACACCAGTTCTTGCCGGCAGTCACCGGTCTCGGCAGCCCAGTGTTTCAAGATCTCGGCAGTGTTATCCACATCCTGCGGCCACTGCTCGCGCGGCACAAAACGCCACCAACGGCCCGCCAGGCCATGGCGCATCATGCCACCTGCCTGCGACCAGCTACCGGCTTCCTGGTACTTGCTGGCCAGCCAGAAAAAACCCTTCGAACGCAGCAGCCGACCATTGCTCCAGGGCATGTGGATAAAGTCGAAAAAGCGTTGTGGATGAAGTGGCCGCCGCGCCTGCCAGGTCGTGGCCGCGATACCGTACTCTTCAGTCTCTGGCACATGCTCGCCGCGCAACTCTTGCAACCAGCCAGGCGCTTGGGCCGCCTGGTCGAAGTCGAACAGGCCAGTATCCAGGATGCGCGCCAGTGGCACCTGGCCCATGACCATGGGCACGATCTGCGCCCGGGCGTTGAGGCTGCGCAAGATGGCCATGAGTTCTTCTCGCTCATGCTGGCTGATCAGGTCGATCTTGCTCAGCAACAGCACATCGGCGAACTCTACCTGCTCGATCAGCAGGTCGCTGATCGACCGTTCGTCCTCTTCACCCAAGGTTTCGCCACGGCTGGCCAGGCTGTCTGCTGCCTGGTAATCGCGCAAGAAATTCAGGCCATCGACCACAGTCACCATAGTGTCCAGGCGCGCCATGTCGGACAGGCTGCGGCCCTGCTCGTCGCGAAAGGTAAACGTCTCGGCAACCGGAAGCGGCTCCGAGATACCTGTGGACTCGATGAGCAAATAATCGAAGCGCCCTTCTTCGGCCAGCCGCGCCACCTCTTCGAGAAGGTCCTCACGCAGTGTGCAGCAAATGCAGCCATTGCTCATCTCGACCAGTTTCTCTTCAGCGCGGTTGAGGCTGACGTTGCGCTGCACCTCGCTGGCGTCGATGTTGATTTCACTCATGTCATTGACGATGACCGCGACCCGCAGTTTGTCGCGGTTACGCAATACATGGTTGAGCAAGGTGCTTTTGCCGGCACCAAGAAAGCCGGACAGCACGGTAACAGGGAGACGGTTGGACATGGCGAAACCTCTTCAGGCGAGCGCATTCGAAACGATGCATTGCACAATGTTATAAAGTAACAATACAATTTCGCCAAGCCGTTCTCGACGGACGAGTACTCACCGGGGATAAAAAATGAATCTGCCACGCGCCATGGTGTTGATGTTGCTCACCATGCCCACTTCGCTGTTCGCCATGCCAAAGAGCAGCACGTTGGCAGTGTGTACACGTAGCGCGACACTGCTTGCCTGCCAGGACGGCAAGGGCAGTTACTACAGCGTACGCAGCGAAGGCAGTACGTTCTACCTACGCGGCTACGACTTCAGCAGCCGGCGCCTGTGGGCACAAACCAACAGCCGGTATGGCACGTTGACCTTTTTCACCGGCCTGGCTAGCGACGGCGAAGCCTGGGTGGGTTACAGCCGTCGCGTTGGCTGGACCACCTTGAACCGCGTATCCAGTTCCAGTGGGCAACGCTTCAACCTGCATTGCAGCTTGATTGGCGGTTGCCACTGATGCCCCTTTTTGTTTGGAAAGCCAGATGACCCAGCTCAAGCTCCCCGACATCGCTGCACAAACCCAAAAGTACACCTTGCCTTTGGACTGGGTGGGCATGTGCGGGATTGCCGTGCCTGTGCAGTTCGAAGGGCGCACTACAGCCGCTAAAATCGATGCTGGCGTAAGCCTGGTAGACGGCAGTTCACGCGGCATCCATATGTCACGGCTTTACCTTGCCTTGGAGTCACTGGAGGACCACCCCCTCACTCCACTGGCAATCAGGCAGCTACTGGCTAATTTCCTGAGCAGCCATGAAGGCCTTTCTTCGGCGGCCTATCTGCGCCTCAGCTTCGAGCACCTGCTGAAAAGGCCGGCCTTGATCAGCCCATTAGCAGGTTGGAAAAGCTACGCCGTAACGGTCGATGCAAGGATATAAAATGAAATGTTCCACGTGGAACTATCTGTTTCCGTGCCTTACTCCTCTACCTGCCCATGCTCGGCGGCACTTGCACGGCAGCTGATTCAGCAGCAGTTCCTGGGCGACTTCACCGGGGAGCAGGTCGAGAAGTCCGCAGTATTGCGATGGCTTGGTAGCGCCGAAGGCATCGTGGCGACGCCCCACAGCCAACGAAGTAGCGCGCAAATTCAGGTACGGCTGCGTAGCAATCAGCACGCTTTACCCATCACCGAATTGATTGATTGCGTTGAAACCAGCTTGGGGACCGCTGTGCAGACCGCTGTGAAACGTGCGGACGAGCAAGCCTTCGCCTTGGCCAACGGGCAGAACTTGATGTTCTGTGAAGACGCCGCACGACGCCTGCACAAGGCGCTACGGCAATTGGAATGGAGCACGGCCTTCAAGCTGCGCGTGGAGCATGCAGAAAGCCTGCATGCTCACGACGCCGTCGCCACCAGCCAATGGCAATGGGACGTCAGCTGCGCGGTTTGACCGTGCCACAGTCATTGCCCAGCCACACTGCACGGGTGTTCATGCTGCCTTGCTGCTGCACACCCGAAGCGTTGAACGTGCCACTGACTTGAGTGGTGAATTCCCGGTCGCTGAGGAAGGTAGCTTGGCCAGTGCCCTGCGCCTTGGGGCAGCTGAACTGAAACTTCCATACATTACCGGTACGGTCCGTGATCTTCTGGGTGCAACCTGACTTCGGGTCCTGCAGTGGGATATCGTTAGTTGCCACCTGCTCTGGCGTAAGGCACGAACGCACGCCGTTGCCACCAACAGTCACCCCTTGTTTGGCCAGCACCCCCTCCATCATCGCGCGCTGCTCTGGCGGCAGGTTTTTCATCTGACCGAGCATGAACTGCATGTCGGGTAACGGCTTGCCATCGACCTGCATGTTGCTGGTGGTCAGCTCCCACAAACCTGGTTGCAGCATCTGGGCATGCACCAGCGGGCTGCTCATCGCTAGGGCCAACGCCAACAGTGGCAGACGAATCTTCATGGACGATCGCTCCTGGAAAAAACCGGCCAAGCGGGCCGGGCTGAACCTTGGACGCCAAATCCACCTTCAGGTTGCAAGGCGGACCGGGAACGTGTTCTGTTACCTCAAGTGTACTCGGCAAGCAGGATGCATATGGATTACCACAGCCCCTACTTTTTTGGTTACGTACTCGGACTGATTCACCTACTGGGTATCATTGCCGCACTGCACGCGATCTTCACCGTGCGTACTGCCCAAGGCGCGATCGCCTGGGCCATGCCCTTGTTCTTCATCCCCTACCTTACCTTGATCCCCTACCTGGTTTTCGGCGCTCGCTCGTTCTATGCCTACATCAAGGCAAGGCGCCAGGCCAACCAGGAAATGCACGTGGCCATGGCCAAT includes the following:
- a CDS encoding putative acyl-CoA thioester hydrolase: MEPGNAQLSMTVLMTPDMANFSGNVHGGTLLKYLDEVAYACASRYAGSYVVTLSVDQVIFREPVHVGELVTFLASVNYTGNTSMEVGIKVVTENIRERSVRHSNSCFFTMVAVDDNRRPVPVPPRQPHSSEEKRRFLQGQQRRQIRQELEKRYQDLKTDAN
- the pdxY gene encoding Pyridoxal kinase PdxY (*Name pdxY), which encodes MKRTPHLLAIQSHVVFGHAGNSAAVFPMQRIGVNVWPLNTVQFSNHTQYGQWAGEVLAPAQIPALVEGISNIGELGHCDAVLSGYLGSAEQGRAILAGVERIKAVNPKALYLCDPVMGHPEKGCIVPPEVSDFLLDEAAARADILCPNQLELDSFCGRRAQSLEDCVNMARSLLQRGPQVVLVKHLAYPGRADDQFEMLLVTAEHSWHLRRPLLAFPRQPVGVGDLTSGLFLARVLLGDSWVQAFEFTAAAVHEVLLETQACASYELQLVRAQDRIAHPRVRFEAQLLAL
- the yeiR gene encoding Zinc-binding GTPase YeiR (*Name yeiR) translates to MLQNIPTHVIAGPLGAGKTTLIRHLLAQRPNNERWAVLINEFGLVGLDAALLSRDEDGIAIGEVAGGCLCCVNGMPFQVGLGRLLRKSRPDRLFIEPSGLGHPLQLLAQLQQAPWAGVLTIQPLLMVVDAQSMVRNEPLPEAQQQAFNASENVVFNKSEAVDEISKLLITNKFHDKRILWAVQGQVPLSSLPGLPAQIVDSPFEENRIVDNLGSAPAVLWTDPSQPICLAQQGEGGWSIGWRWHPAQQFYPQRLQAFLRSWPWRRAKGVIHSVDGWQSFNGLNGDMPIWQRSDWRRDSRIELIFDQPQSQPALQAGLSECRVS
- the yciC gene encoding Putative metal chaperone YciC (*Name yciC), whose amino-acid sequence is MSNRLPVTVLSGFLGAGKSTLLNHVLRNRDKLRVAVIVNDMSEINIDASEVQRNVSLNRAEEKLVEMSNGCICCTLREDLLEEVARLAEEGRFDYLLIESTGISEPLPVAETFTFRDEQGRSLSDMARLDTMVTVVDGLNFLRDYQAADSLASRGETLGEEDERSISDLLIEQVEFADVLLLSKIDLISQHEREELMAILRSLNARAQIVPMVMGQVPLARILDTGLFDFDQAAQAPGWLQELRGEHVPETEEYGIAATTWQARRPLHPQRFFDFIHMPWSNGRLLRSKGFFWLASKYQEAGSWSQAGGMMRHGLAGRWWRFVPREQWPQDVDNTAEILKHWAAETGDCRQELVFIGQNIDFEKLSTALDACLLTDEEMDLGHLGWLRLPDPFGPWHQEEAA
- the folE2_1 gene encoding GTP cyclohydrolase FolE2 (*Name folE2_1), giving the protein MTQLKLPDIAAQTQKYTLPLDWVGMCGIAVPVQFEGRTTAAKIDAGVSLVDGSSRGIHMSRLYLALESLEDHPLTPLAIRQLLANFLSSHEGLSSAAYLRLSFEHLLKRPALISPLAGWKSYAVTVDARI
- the folE2_2 gene encoding GTP cyclohydrolase FolE2 (*Name folE2_2) is translated as MFHVELSVSVPYSSTCPCSAALARQLIQQQFLGDFTGEQVEKSAVLRWLGSAEGIVATPHSQRSSAQIQVRLRSNQHALPITELIDCVETSLGTAVQTAVKRADEQAFALANGQNLMFCEDAARRLHKALRQLEWSTAFKLRVEHAESLHAHDAVATSQWQWDVSCAV